In Falsibacillus pallidus, the genomic window CCTTCGCACATGCGGTCCTGTACAGGTGTATTGTCCGCGTTGTTGAAGTATTGTTCAAAAACGTGGGACATCATATCGACCATTCCATAAATGGTATGGTTTTTCGGAACGGTAAACGTGTTTTGAGGGTCCAAAATCGAGAATTTAGGGAATGTAGCAGGGCTTCCCCAGCCATATTTCTCGTTTGTTTCCCAGTTTGTTATAACAGAACCAGCGTTCATTTCAGAACCTGTGGCAGCTAAAGTCAGCACAGTACCAAATGGCAGTGCTTCTTTTGCGAATGCTTTTTTCGTTACAAGATCCCAAGCATCTCCATCATATTTTGCTCCTGCAGCAATCAGTTTTGTACAGTCGATGACGCTTCCGCCTCCGACCGCGAGCAATACATCGATATTTTCTTTCTTGCAGATTTCAATCCCTTTGCGTGCAGTTGTCACACGAGGGTTAGGTTCAACACCTGCAAGTTCAAATACCTCTGCATCCATTTCCTTTAATTCAGCTACTACTTTATCATAAAGACCGCTTTTCTTGATGCTTCCGCCGCCATATACAAGTAGAACTTTTTTTCCGTATTGGGGCAGCTCGTTTTTCAACTCTGATAATTGATCTTTTCCGAAAATTAATTTTACCGGGTTATAAAAAGTGAATTCATTCATTACAAAAATCCCTCCTTGGCATCATTATTAACCACAGGACTAGCATTTGCAAAAAAGATGCTTGGCCATACGTTTTA contains:
- a CDS encoding iron-containing alcohol dehydrogenase: MNEFTFYNPVKLIFGKDQLSELKNELPQYGKKVLLVYGGGSIKKSGLYDKVVAELKEMDAEVFELAGVEPNPRVTTARKGIEICKKENIDVLLAVGGGSVIDCTKLIAAGAKYDGDAWDLVTKKAFAKEALPFGTVLTLAATGSEMNAGSVITNWETNEKYGWGSPATFPKFSILDPQNTFTVPKNHTIYGMVDMMSHVFEQYFNNADNTPVQDRMCEGVLNTVIETAPKLIDDLENYELRETILYAGNIALNGMLQMGYRGDWATHNIEHAVSAVYDIPHAGGLAILFPNWMKHNLDVNPARFKQMAVNVFGVDPEGKSDKEAALEGIEKLREFWSSIGAPSSLADYDIDDSKLDSIADKAMSNGEFGNFTKLNRDDVLSILKASL